Proteins encoded within one genomic window of Arcobacter sp. F2176:
- a CDS encoding nitrate reductase cytochrome c-type subunit encodes MKITKITLGLATITAIFVTGCAIAQKTYSEESLGLRKVDIYTEKSIVPDKTDYAKAAAGTSTKIDRAFENAPPMIPHDVEGMLPITIDNNQCIMCHDPAIAESMGAVPVPKTHLTDFRPKTSLSENGRIVKDGKMIVNTSDLKLPEQKSLGHLAGARFNCSQCHAPQSETKLIVGNNFKADFRESGEKNSSNLIKNIDEGVK; translated from the coding sequence ATGAAAATTACTAAAATAACTTTAGGATTAGCAACAATAACTGCAATATTTGTTACAGGTTGTGCTATTGCTCAAAAAACTTATTCAGAAGAGTCTTTAGGCTTAAGAAAAGTAGATATTTATACTGAAAAGAGTATTGTTCCAGATAAAACAGATTATGCTAAAGCAGCAGCTGGAACATCAACAAAAATTGATAGAGCATTTGAAAATGCTCCACCAATGATTCCCCATGATGTTGAAGGAATGTTACCAATAACTATAGATAATAATCAATGTATTATGTGTCATGATCCAGCAATTGCAGAATCAATGGGAGCAGTTCCTGTACCAAAAACACACCTTACAGATTTTAGACCGAAAACTTCTTTATCTGAAAATGGTAGAATTGTAAAAGATGGTAAAATGATTGTAAATACAAGTGACTTAAAACTTCCAGAACAAAAGAGTTTAGGACATTTGGCAGGGGCAAGATTTAACTGTAGTCAATGTCATGCACCTCAATCAGAGACAAAATTAATTGTAGGAAATAATTTCAAAGCTGATTTTAGAGAAAGCGGTGAAAAAAACTCATCAAATTTAATCAAAAATATAGATGAAGGTGTAAAATAA
- a CDS encoding WD40 repeat domain-containing protein produces MNTVKILLILFMISFLNANEIMPTKIVNISAGATDLVINDNKLFVSTSAGRINIFNLKDFKLISNITIPQVKDFIGETNDSKIYSIDVLKNKILILSQGEKGARKIDIYENGKLSTIVPDTKHLFIAQAKFINENEIIFSLLSNELLLYNINEKKIIYNKQMSQSKFSYFALNENKKKIIIADESGNLKLCDVQTGNLLKTYKGKNLDNVFQVDFKNGKILTAGQDRRVVFYSKNDAFYKESSFLIYSCALNSKATLAAYSSNENNDVTIFDTSSKKDLCQLKENKMTLTKILFINNNEILVASDNDKINYYKIKE; encoded by the coding sequence ATGAATACTGTAAAAATTTTACTTATACTTTTTATGATATCTTTTTTAAATGCAAATGAAATAATGCCAACAAAAATAGTGAACATAAGTGCAGGAGCAACTGATTTAGTTATAAATGATAATAAGTTATTTGTTTCAACAAGTGCTGGAAGAATAAACATCTTTAACTTAAAAGATTTCAAATTAATTTCAAATATTACAATTCCTCAAGTAAAAGATTTTATAGGAGAAACTAATGACAGTAAAATATACTCAATTGATGTATTAAAAAATAAAATTTTAATTTTATCTCAAGGAGAAAAAGGGGCAAGAAAAATTGATATTTATGAAAATGGAAAGTTAAGTACTATTGTTCCGGATACAAAACATTTATTTATTGCACAAGCTAAATTTATAAATGAAAATGAAATTATATTTTCACTTTTAAGTAATGAATTACTCTTATATAATATAAATGAAAAAAAAATTATATACAATAAACAAATGAGCCAATCAAAATTTTCTTATTTTGCACTAAATGAAAATAAAAAAAAGATTATAATTGCAGATGAAAGCGGAAATTTAAAATTATGTGATGTTCAAACAGGGAATTTACTGAAAACATACAAAGGTAAAAATTTGGACAATGTCTTTCAAGTTGATTTCAAAAATGGGAAAATTTTAACTGCTGGACAAGATAGAAGAGTTGTATTTTACTCAAAAAATGATGCATTTTATAAAGAATCAAGTTTTTTAATTTATTCTTGTGCTTTAAATTCAAAAGCAACCCTAGCCGCTTATTCATCAAACGAAAACAATGATGTAACTATTTTTGATACTTCATCAAAAAAAGATTTATGTCAATTAAAAGAGAATAAAATGACACTTACTAAAATTTTATTTATAAATAACAATGAAATTTTAGTTGCCAGTGACAATGACAAAATAAACTATTACAAAATAAAGGAATAA
- the cobA gene encoding uroporphyrinogen-III C-methyltransferase translates to MGKVYLTGAGPGDPELLTLKAINAIKNADIIVYDRLVNKEILEYAKENVVLKYVGKENKKHTVPQNEINEILFQASQQYENVVRLKGGDPFVFGRGGEEAIYLFERDIKFEIIPGISSSVAVASYAGIPVTHRGITTSFRVVTGHETPNKKISQIEWQTFLNDETIVFLMGLHNIDLISSKLISLGKDKNYPCAVISKGTTKEQKVVTGTLENIVEKSKGLKSPAIIIVGKVVNLREQLRWFD, encoded by the coding sequence GTGGGAAAAGTTTATTTAACAGGTGCAGGTCCTGGTGATCCTGAATTATTGACATTAAAAGCTATAAATGCAATAAAAAATGCAGATATCATAGTTTATGATAGATTAGTAAATAAAGAGATATTAGAATATGCAAAAGAAAATGTTGTTTTAAAATATGTTGGAAAAGAGAATAAAAAACACACTGTTCCCCAAAATGAGATAAATGAAATACTTTTTCAAGCCTCACAACAGTATGAAAATGTTGTTAGATTAAAAGGGGGAGATCCTTTTGTATTTGGTAGAGGAGGAGAAGAAGCAATTTACTTATTTGAAAGAGATATAAAGTTTGAAATAATTCCAGGTATTAGTTCCTCTGTTGCTGTTGCTTCATATGCTGGAATTCCAGTAACTCATAGGGGAATTACTACTTCTTTTAGAGTAGTAACAGGACATGAAACACCAAATAAAAAAATCTCACAAATAGAGTGGCAAACCTTTTTAAATGACGAAACAATTGTCTTTTTAATGGGATTACATAATATTGATTTAATTAGCTCAAAACTAATAAGTCTTGGAAAGGATAAAAATTACCCCTGTGCTGTTATTTCAAAAGGAACAACAAAAGAACAAAAAGTAGTAACTGGAACTTTAGAGAATATTGTTGAAAAATCAAAAGGTTTAAAATCTCCTGCAATAATAATAGTAGGAAAAGTTGTGAACTTAAGAGAACAGTTAAGATGGTTTGATTAA
- the napG gene encoding ferredoxin-type protein NapG, which produces MNNDRREFLLKSARTVGLVALSGLIWSAYVDEVTASKLILRPPGALNEKDFLSTCIKCGLCVEACPFDTLKLAKPGDNKPLGTPFFTPREIPCYMCIDIPCVPVCPTNALDEKLVSTNGKLDINSANMGVAVIDNQSCIAFWGIQCDACYRACPILGQAITIEYEKNQRTGKHSFMKPVVHTDVCTGCGLCERACVTQKASIFVLPKEIALGKAGDYYVKGWDEKDQKRVKNAKEIKTTTKISKDKAIDSLNDMGDLLDD; this is translated from the coding sequence ATGAATAATGATAGAAGAGAATTTCTTTTAAAAAGTGCAAGAACAGTAGGTCTTGTAGCTCTTAGTGGTCTTATTTGGAGTGCTTATGTTGATGAAGTAACTGCCTCTAAATTAATACTTAGACCACCTGGTGCTTTAAATGAAAAAGATTTTTTATCAACCTGTATTAAATGTGGTTTGTGTGTTGAAGCCTGTCCTTTTGATACTTTAAAATTAGCAAAACCAGGTGATAATAAGCCCCTTGGAACACCATTTTTTACTCCAAGGGAAATACCATGTTATATGTGTATTGATATTCCATGTGTTCCTGTTTGTCCAACTAATGCCTTAGATGAAAAGTTAGTTAGTACAAATGGAAAACTTGATATCAACAGTGCAAATATGGGAGTTGCTGTTATTGATAACCAAAGTTGTATTGCTTTTTGGGGTATACAATGTGATGCATGTTATAGAGCTTGTCCAATATTAGGTCAAGCTATTACTATTGAATATGAAAAAAATCAAAGAACAGGAAAACACTCTTTTATGAAACCTGTTGTTCATACAGATGTTTGTACTGGATGTGGATTGTGTGAAAGAGCATGTGTTACACAAAAAGCTTCAATTTTTGTCTTACCTAAAGAAATTGCCTTAGGAAAAGCCGGCGATTATTATGTAAAAGGTTGGGATGAAAAAGACCAAAAAAGAGTTAAAAATGCAAAAGAGATTAAAACAACAACAAAGATAAGTAAAGATAAAGCAATTGATTCTTTAAATGATATGGGAGATTTATTAGATGACTAA
- a CDS encoding ferredoxin-type protein NapF, with the protein MKRRELFSSLASSFKNNEKQEKVIRPPYYNNEALFLSECIKCEGLCANSCEVNIIVIQKDKTPKLDFTNSGCTFCDECVKVCPSEVLKLEYKKNISAKIEINILECLSWNQTMCFSCKDPCLDDAIKFLGMFRPQISENCTSCGFCLKVCPTNAIKIG; encoded by the coding sequence ATGAAAAGAAGAGAGCTATTTAGCTCTCTTGCTTCATCATTTAAAAATAATGAAAAGCAAGAGAAAGTAATTCGTCCACCATATTATAATAATGAAGCACTCTTTTTAAGTGAGTGTATCAAATGTGAAGGATTGTGTGCTAACTCTTGTGAAGTAAATATAATAGTAATACAAAAAGACAAAACTCCAAAACTAGATTTTACAAATAGTGGATGTACTTTTTGTGATGAGTGTGTAAAAGTTTGCCCAAGCGAAGTTTTAAAACTTGAATATAAAAAAAATATATCTGCAAAAATAGAAATAAATATTTTAGAATGTCTAAGTTGGAATCAAACCATGTGTTTTTCTTGCAAAGACCCTTGCCTTGATGATGCTATAAAATTTTTAGGAATGTTTCGACCACAGATAAGTGAAAATTGTACCTCTTGTGGATTTTGTTTAAAAGTTTGCCCAACAAATGCGATAAAGATAGGATAA
- a CDS encoding glycosyl transferase codes for MDFHTFIRAVGTGPKSNRELTQEEMKDCIRQILNKEVSNEIIVAFLLGWRVRLETNAELKATLDVCNEYIKKVNIPNSIELGFPYDGKTDATYLFPLVGKYLKKFDLDIVISGDIMQPAKSGITIKDIATNVKLDDNIHYFDRAEFLPKLSAITDLRRILKLRSAFNTVEKLLNPANSRFALTSAYHKPYVEKYSEIFASNYEKFIVVKAAEGRPEIFNKSKAWLKTQNGLEEFIIDPEYYGINYNKTFEKITLEEAIEEINNPSADLEKLAKLNAALHLFCANKADDINSAYEMLD; via the coding sequence ATGGATTTTCATACATTTATAAGAGCAGTTGGAACAGGACCTAAATCAAATAGAGAATTAACACAAGAAGAGATGAAAGATTGTATTAGGCAAATTTTAAATAAAGAAGTGTCAAATGAAATTATAGTTGCTTTTTTATTAGGATGGAGAGTAAGACTTGAAACAAATGCAGAACTAAAAGCTACTTTAGATGTGTGTAATGAATATATCAAAAAAGTAAATATTCCTAATTCTATAGAGTTAGGATTTCCTTATGATGGTAAAACAGATGCAACATATCTTTTCCCACTTGTTGGAAAGTATTTAAAAAAGTTTGATTTGGACATTGTTATAAGTGGTGATATTATGCAACCAGCTAAAAGTGGTATTACAATAAAAGATATTGCTACAAATGTAAAACTTGATGATAATATTCATTATTTTGATAGAGCTGAATTCTTACCAAAACTAAGTGCAATTACTGATTTAAGAAGAATATTAAAATTAAGAAGTGCTTTTAATACTGTGGAAAAACTACTTAATCCTGCAAATTCAAGATTTGCATTAACTTCTGCGTATCATAAACCTTATGTAGAAAAGTATAGTGAAATATTTGCTTCAAACTATGAAAAATTTATTGTAGTAAAAGCAGCAGAGGGAAGACCAGAGATTTTCAATAAATCAAAAGCTTGGTTAAAAACCCAAAATGGACTTGAAGAGTTTATTATAGACCCAGAGTATTATGGAATAAATTACAATAAAACTTTTGAAAAGATTACATTAGAAGAAGCAATAGAAGAGATCAATAATCCAAGTGCAGATTTAGAAAAATTAGCAAAACTAAATGCAGCATTACACTTATTTTGTGCAAATAAAGCTGATGATATAAATAGTGCTTATGAGATGTTAGATTAA
- a CDS encoding bifunctional precorrin-2 dehydrogenase/sirohydrochlorin ferrochelatase has translation MSNFPISLNLENKKILVIGAGKIATSKIKKLLDFTKNIVVLAPNISDELEKLNIKTLKKRYEKSDIENFHIVIACIDDINLQREIYKHTREKNILYNCVDIYELCDFTFSSIIKKDDLVITISTSGASPSFSKELKKYLEKIIPNNVGSFLKNMKNLRATMPKGEERMEMLRKKSKEFISSIK, from the coding sequence ATGAGTAATTTTCCTATCTCTTTAAATTTAGAAAATAAAAAAATTTTAGTTATAGGTGCAGGGAAAATTGCTACAAGCAAAATAAAGAAATTGTTAGATTTTACAAAAAATATAGTTGTACTTGCACCCAATATAAGTGATGAGTTGGAAAAACTTAATATAAAAACTTTAAAAAAGAGATATGAAAAGAGTGATATTGAAAATTTTCACATTGTAATTGCTTGTATTGATGATATAAATCTTCAAAGGGAGATTTACAAACATACAAGAGAAAAAAATATTCTATATAATTGTGTAGATATTTATGAATTGTGTGATTTTACTTTCTCATCAATAATAAAAAAAGATGATTTAGTAATTACTATTTCCACAAGTGGAGCTTCTCCTTCTTTTTCAAAAGAATTAAAAAAATATTTGGAAAAGATTATTCCAAATAATGTAGGAAGCTTTTTAAAAAATATGAAAAACTTAAGAGCTACTATGCCAAAAGGAGAAGAGAGAATGGAAATGCTAAGAAAAAAAAGTAAAGAGTTTATCTCTTCTATAAAATAA
- the napA gene encoding nitrate reductase catalytic subunit NapA: MTLSRREFLKSSAAASAAAAIGMNVPTALQAKANEAEGGWRWDKAACRFCGTGCGIMLATKGGKIVAVKGDPAAPVNRGLNCIKGYFNAKIMYGADRLKQPLLRVNQKGEFDKNGEFTPISWERAFDEMEVHMKKALKEKGPEGIGIFASGQYTVMEGYAAQKMMKAGFRSNAIDPNARHCMASAVVGFYQTFGIDEPSGCYDDIELTDTVVSWGSNMAEMHPILWSRVTDRKLSNPDKVKVINLSTYRHRTSDLADTEIIFKPNSDLALWNYIAREIVYNNPESIDWDFVKNNIVFAASPVNMGYGMRRSDEKSIVEGKYTQKEMETISKEMQKVVSKDEAPALAPYGYKEGDMMVNKNAGLKHWEISFEEYKKFLEPYTADYVTQVSKGNPDESDEDFKKKIKELADLYIEKNRKVVSFWTMGMNQHTRGSWVNTLAYNVHFLLNKQAKPGSGAFSLTGQPSACGTAREVGTFAHRLPADMMVANPKHRSIAEKVWGIPQGTLNPKGHQDIMKIHRDLEDGSMKFAWVNVCNPYQDSASASHWIKAARQMDNFIVTSDGYPGISAKVSDLILPSAMIYEKWGAYGNAERRTQHWRQQVLPVGDAMSDTWQWLELSKRFTVKDLWGEQSLLSTGGKKKLPDVINEAKKMGYDENTTMYEILFANEKAKSYKADLEDPVQAGFDNSEVFGDKRNVVGSDGKVFEGYGFFVQKYLFEEYASFGRGHGHDLADFDTYHKVRGLKWPVVDGKETQWRFNVKYDPYAAHAVKEAGTNNSHAFYGKLAKALPFGDLQGITNKEKKPLINKAKIFARPYMDAPEIPNEEYPVWMCTGRVLEHWHSGTMTMRVPELFRAVPEALCYMHPVDAKKYDVKQGELAWVESRRGKVKARIETRGRNRPSRGLVFVPWFDEKVFINKVCLDATCPMSKQTDYKKCAVKIYKA; encoded by the coding sequence ATGACATTATCAAGAAGAGAATTCTTAAAAAGCTCTGCAGCAGCAAGTGCAGCAGCAGCTATTGGTATGAATGTACCAACTGCCCTTCAAGCTAAGGCAAATGAAGCTGAAGGTGGCTGGAGATGGGACAAAGCTGCATGTAGATTTTGTGGTACAGGTTGTGGGATTATGCTTGCAACTAAAGGCGGAAAAATAGTTGCAGTAAAAGGTGACCCAGCAGCACCAGTAAACAGAGGACTTAATTGTATAAAAGGTTACTTCAATGCAAAAATTATGTATGGAGCAGATAGATTAAAACAACCATTATTAAGAGTTAACCAAAAAGGTGAATTTGATAAAAATGGTGAGTTTACACCTATTTCTTGGGAACGAGCATTTGATGAGATGGAAGTTCACATGAAAAAAGCTCTAAAAGAAAAAGGTCCAGAAGGAATTGGTATATTTGCAAGTGGACAATATACAGTTATGGAAGGTTATGCAGCTCAAAAAATGATGAAAGCTGGTTTTAGATCAAATGCAATTGATCCAAATGCTAGACACTGTATGGCAAGTGCTGTTGTTGGTTTTTACCAAACATTTGGTATTGATGAGCCAAGTGGTTGTTATGATGATATAGAACTAACTGATACAGTTGTATCTTGGGGTTCAAATATGGCAGAAATGCACCCTATTTTGTGGTCAAGAGTTACAGATAGAAAATTATCAAATCCTGATAAAGTAAAAGTTATAAATTTATCAACTTATAGACATAGAACCTCAGATTTAGCTGATACTGAAATTATATTTAAACCAAATTCAGACTTAGCATTGTGGAATTATATAGCAAGGGAAATTGTTTATAATAATCCAGAATCTATAGATTGGGATTTTGTTAAAAATAATATTGTATTTGCAGCAAGTCCTGTAAATATGGGTTATGGGATGAGAAGATCTGATGAAAAATCAATTGTTGAAGGTAAATATACGCAAAAAGAGATGGAAACTATCTCTAAAGAGATGCAAAAAGTTGTATCAAAAGATGAAGCACCAGCCTTAGCTCCTTATGGATATAAAGAAGGTGATATGATGGTTAACAAAAATGCCGGATTAAAACATTGGGAAATATCTTTTGAAGAATATAAAAAATTCTTAGAACCATATACTGCTGATTATGTTACACAAGTTTCAAAAGGTAATCCTGATGAATCAGATGAAGATTTTAAAAAGAAAATCAAAGAATTAGCTGATCTTTATATTGAAAAAAATAGAAAAGTTGTTTCTTTTTGGACTATGGGAATGAATCAACATACAAGAGGTTCATGGGTAAATACTCTAGCTTATAATGTACACTTTTTATTAAATAAACAAGCAAAACCAGGTTCGGGAGCATTTTCACTTACAGGACAACCAAGTGCTTGTGGAACAGCTAGAGAAGTTGGAACATTTGCACATAGATTACCAGCTGATATGATGGTAGCAAATCCAAAACATAGAAGTATTGCTGAAAAAGTTTGGGGAATTCCTCAAGGTACTTTAAATCCAAAAGGTCATCAAGACATTATGAAAATTCATAGGGACTTAGAAGATGGTTCTATGAAATTTGCTTGGGTTAATGTTTGTAACCCTTATCAAGATAGTGCTAGTGCATCTCATTGGATAAAAGCCGCAAGACAAATGGATAACTTTATTGTTACAAGTGATGGATATCCTGGGATTTCTGCAAAAGTGTCTGATTTGATTTTACCATCAGCTATGATTTATGAAAAATGGGGAGCATATGGAAATGCTGAAAGAAGAACTCAACATTGGAGACAACAAGTATTACCAGTAGGTGATGCTATGAGTGATACTTGGCAATGGCTTGAATTATCAAAAAGATTTACGGTAAAAGACTTATGGGGTGAACAATCATTATTAAGTACTGGTGGTAAGAAAAAACTTCCAGATGTAATAAATGAAGCTAAAAAAATGGGTTATGATGAAAATACAACTATGTATGAAATTTTATTTGCCAATGAAAAAGCGAAATCTTATAAAGCTGATTTAGAAGACCCAGTTCAAGCAGGATTTGATAACTCTGAAGTATTTGGAGATAAGAGAAATGTTGTAGGAAGTGATGGAAAAGTATTTGAAGGATATGGATTCTTTGTTCAAAAATATTTATTTGAAGAGTATGCTAGTTTTGGTAGAGGTCATGGACATGATTTAGCTGATTTTGATACTTATCACAAAGTAAGAGGACTTAAATGGCCAGTTGTAGATGGGAAAGAAACACAATGGAGATTTAATGTTAAATATGACCCATATGCAGCACATGCAGTAAAAGAAGCAGGTACAAATAATTCTCACGCTTTTTATGGAAAACTTGCAAAAGCACTTCCATTTGGAGATTTACAAGGTATTACAAATAAAGAGAAAAAACCTTTAATTAATAAAGCAAAAATATTTGCAAGACCTTATATGGATGCACCAGAAATACCAAATGAAGAGTATCCAGTATGGATGTGTACAGGAAGAGTTTTAGAACATTGGCACTCAGGAACAATGACTATGAGAGTTCCAGAATTATTTAGAGCAGTACCAGAAGCCTTATGTTATATGCATCCTGTTGATGCTAAAAAATATGATGTAAAACAAGGTGAATTAGCTTGGGTTGAATCAAGAAGAGGAAAAGTAAAAGCTAGAATTGAGACAAGAGGTAGAAATAGACCTTCAAGAGGTTTGGTTTTTGTTCCATGGTTTGATGAAAAAGTATTTATTAATAAAGTTTGTTTGGATGCAACTTGTCCAATGTCAAAACAAACAGATTATAAAAAATGTGCTGTAAAAATTTATAAAGCATAA
- the napH gene encoding quinol dehydrogenase ferredoxin subunit NapH — protein MTNLLLKNRYLILRRVSQISIMTLYIFANIYGITILQGNLSSSLLFETIPLSDPFAVLQMLFAGALVSINIIVGASIITLFYFFIGGRVFCSWVCPVNIITDLSSFIRRKLRFDTVQKKQPASRNMRYWVLALSLILSTILGVSAFEFISPISMVHRGLVFGLGFGWAAMLIIFLFDLFVLKNGWCGHICPLGGFYSLVGKYSFLRVTHNHVKCTECMKCKEVCHENQVLSMIGKESIPVLSGECTNCARCIEVCEDDALNFSIINRLAKK, from the coding sequence ATGACTAATTTACTTTTAAAAAACCGATATCTTATTTTAAGAAGAGTAAGTCAAATATCAATTATGACTTTGTATATCTTTGCAAATATTTATGGAATAACAATTTTACAAGGGAATTTAAGTTCATCATTATTATTTGAAACAATTCCTTTAAGTGATCCATTTGCTGTTTTACAAATGCTCTTTGCAGGTGCGTTAGTATCAATAAATATAATTGTAGGTGCATCAATAATAACACTATTTTATTTTTTTATTGGAGGAAGAGTTTTTTGTTCATGGGTATGCCCTGTTAATATAATAACTGATTTAAGTTCATTTATTAGAAGAAAATTAAGATTTGACACTGTACAAAAAAAACAACCAGCTAGTAGAAATATGAGATATTGGGTTTTAGCTCTAAGTTTAATACTATCAACTATCTTAGGTGTAAGTGCTTTTGAATTCATTTCACCTATATCTATGGTTCATAGAGGTTTAGTTTTTGGTCTTGGATTTGGCTGGGCTGCAATGCTTATCATTTTCCTTTTTGATCTTTTTGTTTTAAAAAATGGATGGTGTGGTCATATTTGTCCTTTAGGTGGATTTTATTCACTTGTAGGAAAATATAGCTTTTTAAGAGTTACTCATAATCATGTTAAATGTACTGAATGTATGAAGTGCAAAGAAGTATGTCATGAGAACCAAGTTTTGTCAATGATAGGAAAAGAGTCAATCCCTGTTCTTTCAGGAGAGTGTACTAATTGTGCTAGATGTATTGAAGTTTGTGAAGATGATGCTTTAAATTTTTCAATAATTAATAGATTAGCAAAAAAATAG
- a CDS encoding amino acid ABC transporter substrate-binding protein, with the protein MKLLKTLSLSIAALAIASTVSSADTLDTTMKNGKLSCGLNTGLPGFAAPDSDGVWKGIDVDVCRAVAAAVLGDASKVKYAHLNAKERFTALQSGEIDVLARNTTWTATRDTSLGLNFTGVNYYDGQGFLVSKKLGVKSAKELSGATFCIQAGTTTELNLTDYFKANKMDYTPITYDTSAQSIQGFEEGRCDALTSDASQLYSLRTQLKDPNSAIVLPEIISKEPLGPVVRQGDDKWFNIVKWTEIAMLNAEDLGVNSKNVDEMLKSPNPNIQRLLGVTGDIGKNLGLDPKWAYNVIKQVGNYGESFDRNVGKDSPLKIERGLNKLWKDGGLQYGAPIR; encoded by the coding sequence ATGAAACTATTAAAGACACTATCTTTAAGTATAGCTGCGCTAGCGATTGCATCGACTGTATCATCTGCTGATACATTAGATACAACTATGAAAAATGGGAAATTAAGTTGTGGACTAAACACAGGGCTTCCAGGTTTTGCTGCTCCTGATTCAGATGGGGTTTGGAAAGGTATTGATGTTGATGTTTGTAGAGCAGTTGCTGCTGCTGTTTTAGGGGATGCATCAAAAGTTAAATATGCTCATTTAAATGCAAAAGAGAGATTTACTGCCCTACAAAGTGGTGAAATTGATGTACTAGCTAGAAATACAACTTGGACAGCTACAAGAGATACTTCATTAGGTTTAAACTTTACAGGTGTAAATTACTATGATGGTCAAGGTTTCTTAGTATCAAAAAAATTGGGTGTTAAATCTGCAAAAGAATTAAGTGGAGCAACTTTTTGTATCCAAGCTGGAACTACAACTGAGCTTAACTTAACAGATTACTTTAAAGCAAATAAAATGGATTATACTCCAATTACATATGATACATCAGCACAATCAATTCAAGGTTTTGAAGAAGGAAGATGTGATGCTTTAACTTCTGATGCTTCTCAATTATATTCATTAAGAACTCAATTAAAAGACCCAAATTCAGCAATTGTACTTCCTGAAATTATTTCAAAAGAGCCTTTAGGCCCTGTTGTAAGACAAGGTGATGACAAATGGTTTAACATCGTAAAATGGACTGAAATTGCAATGTTAAATGCAGAAGATTTAGGTGTTAATTCTAAAAATGTAGATGAAATGTTAAAAAGTCCAAATCCAAATATCCAAAGACTTCTTGGAGTAACTGGTGATATTGGTAAAAATCTTGGGTTAGATCCAAAATGGGCATACAATGTAATCAAACAAGTTGGAAATTATGGTGAATCATTTGATAGAAATGTTGGTAAAGATTCTCCTTTAAAAATTGAAAGAGGATTAAATAAACTTTGGAAAGATGGTGGTCTTCAATATGGAGCACCTATTAGATAA
- a CDS encoding chaperone NapD, with protein MNISSIVVQTLPKHLDQVIEDLKNCKACDYHMNDEKGRVIITIEGSSVKEELEKLRIIEAIPNVMSADMQMAYSEDELDENIKVLNNSDAVPSMLKDDNVDPRKIVYNGDLKKKDLYSFSKHLEDKK; from the coding sequence ATGAACATTTCAAGTATAGTAGTTCAAACACTACCAAAACATTTAGACCAAGTTATAGAGGATTTAAAAAACTGCAAAGCTTGTGATTACCATATGAATGATGAAAAAGGAAGAGTTATCATCACTATTGAAGGAAGTAGCGTTAAAGAAGAATTAGAAAAGTTAAGAATAATAGAGGCAATTCCTAATGTTATGAGTGCTGATATGCAAATGGCTTATAGTGAAGATGAACTTGATGAAAATATAAAAGTATTAAATAACTCAGATGCTGTTCCAAGTATGTTAAAAGATGATAATGTTGATCCAAGAAAAATTGTTTATAATGGAGATTTAAAGAAAAAAGACTTATATAGTTTCTCAAAACATCTAGAAGATAAAAAGTAA